The genomic stretch TTTCTGACTCTCCGGCCGAGACAGAGTTCCCGGTGGGCACGTACCCTTGCTCGCATGTCCCCCGCAGCCGATGCCGCAACCCGGGTTGCGCGGCGCTCGACCCGGTTCGTGGCCTGGGTGCGTGCCTGGCGCGCCGGTCTCGTGCCGTTCGACGAGCTGCCCGACGAGATCGCCCGCGACGAGGAGCACCTGGTCGCCGACGCCCCCGGCACCTGGACAGACGTGCCGCTGCCGCAGGGCCTGCCGGTGTTCGCCAAGGTGCACCCCGACGACATCCGTCTCGTGCTGCCCGCCCCCGGCGACCCGCGCGGCCTGCCCGGCCCGGGCCCACTGACCGGCGCGGCCATGCTCACGGGCGAGGCCGTGATGACGCCCACGTTCGGCTTCGTGCCCGAGGTGCGCCGGCACGTGTCCGGCTCCGGCGTCGAGTTCGAGACGGTGCAGTGGCGCTACTTCCCGGTCGAGGAGTACAAGCCGGTCTTCCAGATGGGCGCGGCCGAGGCCGAGAGCGAGCTGACCCTGGCGCTGAGCGAGGCGACCACCCAGCTCACCAAGCTCGACGTGGCCCAGTGGAAACCCGAGCTGGCCGGCGCCCTGCAACAGTTGCGCCGCCCCGAGAGCACGGCCACGTTGCCGCCCGGCTTCGATCCGCGGGCCCGCCGCCTGTTCGCCCGCGCCTCGGTGCTCGACCAGGTGCTCGCGCTGGCCGAGACCAACGCCCCCGGCGGCGCCGTCAACGGATACGAGGCACAGCAGCGCGATGCCGCCCTGCGCCCGCTGCTCACCGCGTGCCGGCAGGCGCTCGTGGCGGCCTGCAACTCGCCGCTGCATGCGTGACCGCTTCCAGCACTGCACGTTCTGCGGCGCCCGCTACACACCGGGCCAGCCGTGGCCGCGCCGCTGCGCCGCCTGCGGCGAGACGTCCTATCGCAACCCCACGCCCGTAGCCGTGGCCGTCCAGCCCGTCGGAGACGGCCTGCTTGTGGTGCGCCGCGCCATCCCGCCCGCCGTCGACCAGCTGGCGTTGCCGGGCGGGTTCATCGACTACGGCGAGTCCTGGCAGGACGCGGCAGCCCGCGAACTGCGTGAGGAAACGGGCCTGACCGTCGACCCCGCGACGGCCCAGCTGTACGACGCGGTCAGCGCGCCGGACGGGACGCTGCTCATCTTCGCGCTCTTCCCGGCGTTGGACTCGGCTGCAGGCATGCCTTTTGCCGCGCCGAACGACGAGACCCACGGCTGGGAAGTGCTGCCGGGCCCTGCCGAGCTGGGCTTCAGCATCCACACCGCGGTGGCCGCACGGTTCTTCGCCGTACGTTGATGACGTCCATCCACGAGTGGCCGACCAGGCCGGTGCGCGCGATGCAGGACACCCCGGCGCAGGTGATCAGCCCGCTCGGCGAGACGCTGCTGCAGACGCCGCCGGCGGTGGCATTGTTCGTGACCGTGGCTTGGCTTCGCGGCTTACCGTGACGGGCATGCGGAAGCCGGAACTG from Paractinoplanes brasiliensis encodes the following:
- a CDS encoding NUDIX domain-containing protein, with product MRDRFQHCTFCGARYTPGQPWPRRCAACGETSYRNPTPVAVAVQPVGDGLLVVRRAIPPAVDQLALPGGFIDYGESWQDAAARELREETGLTVDPATAQLYDAVSAPDGTLLIFALFPALDSAAGMPFAAPNDETHGWEVLPGPAELGFSIHTAVAARFFAVR